GGAATTCCTATTGTGATGAACGGATTGAGGAGACTCGAATATCGAGGATATGACTCAGCGGGGATAGCAGTTCAATCCAATGGAAAACTTATTATTTCCAAACATAAGGGTAAAATGGAAGTTCTTGACCGTGCGATTATAAAAAGTAAGCTTACCGGAAATGTTGTAATCGGTCATACGAGATGGGCGACACATGGCGCCCCAAATAAGCTGAATGCACATCCCCATTTAAGTTCAAGCAAGAATATTGCTCTTGTACATAATGGGATAGTCGAAAATTATCATTCACTGCGAACATTTTTAAAGAAAAAGAAATTTAGTTTTAAAACCGAAACCGACACAGAAGTACTCGTTAACCTCATAGAATTCTTTTATAAAGGCAACCTTGAAGAAGCGGTGGCGAAAGCGGTAAACAAAGTAGTCGGGGCTTATGCAATCAGTGTCATAGCCAATGATAATCCCGGAAAGATAATTGCCGCGCGATTCGGTCCTCCGCTAATTATCGGATTGGGAGAGAATGAACAGTATGTAGCATCTGATGTGGCTGCAATCCTTGAGTTTACCAAAGACGTAATTTATTTAGATGACGGTGAGATCGCGATAGTGACCGGCAGCGGAGTTAAAATAATTGACAAAAATAATCTGCCTGTGGACAAGGAAATAACACAAATTCTGTGGGACCTTGATAAGATTGAAAAAGGCGGGTATAAACACTTTATGCTAAAAGAAATTCACGAGCAATCTGATACTATCAGAGATTCCATAAGAGGAAGATTTGATGTTGCTAACGGCACAGCGCTGCTTGGAGGATTACGAGACTTTCTGCCGCAGATACTGGCGGCATCAAACCTTTATATTACAGCCTGTGGAACATCATATCATGCTGCGATGATCGGGGAAAATTTGATAGAAAGTCTTGCCGGAATACCGGCTGAAGTTGAATATGCATCGGAATTCAGGTACAAAGATCCTATCATTGATGAAGAGACTGTGGTGATAGCGATAAGTCAGTCCGGTGAGACAGCCGATACTCTGGCTGCCGTAAAAATGGCTAAGAAAAAAGGAGCCACAGTTCTCGGCATATGTAATGTGGTGAGCAGCTCAATCGCGAGAGAGACAGACGGAGGCGTTTACATTCATGCCGGTCCGGAAATCGGAGTTGCTTCAACTAAAGCGTTCACGGCTCAGGTGGCAGTATTAACCCTTTTGGCTCAGGCACTCGGCCGATTGACCGGGATGAGTTTAGCAGAAGGTAAAATATTCGTGAAGGATATGAACAGTATCCCGGATTTAGCGAAAATTGTTCTCGACTCATCAGATCACATAAAAAAAATCGCAAGAAAATTCAAAAATGCTGATAATTTTCTATATCTTGGCAGGGGTTTTAATTATCCTGTGGCGTTAGAAGGTGCGTTAAAGCTCAAAGAAATATCTTATATTCACGCCGAAGGCTATCCGGCGGCTGAGATAAAACACGGTCCTATCGCATTAATTGATGAGAAGATGCCTGTAGTATTTATCGCTCCCCAGGATAGTACTTATGAAAAAGTGCTGAGCAATATGGAGCAGGTAAAAGCCAGGAAGGGTTCTATTATAGCGATTGCTACCGAAGGCGACAAAAAGATAAAAAAAATAGCGGACTGGGTTATCAGTATACCGAAAGTGAAAAGCTATTTGTTACCAATTATGACTGTTATTCCGCTTCAGCTATTGGCATATCATATAGCTGTGTTAAGGGGTTGTAATGTTGATCAACCAAGAAATTTAGCAAAAAGCGTAACGGTAGAATGATTATGAACAACAATTATCGAACTCTTATCCTCGCATCATTACTGTTATTTACTACATTTACCGTCACTTTTGCTCAAAGCGGAATTGATGCTCTCGCAGTCGAAAGTCTTGCAAAGAATGCTGTGGAGCAGTACAAAAGGGGAGATTATAATCAAGCGCTTCAAATTTTGGAAGAGCTGCACAAGATTAGATTTGAATATCAGAGTAATAAAGTTGTCCACTTTATGCTTGGTAAAACATTATATAAATTAAAAAAATATAAAAGAGCCAAATCTATACAAAAAGACTTTCTGCTGAACTATCCGTATGACATATTGGCGGATTTTGTTCGCCACAATCTTGGTGAAATTTATTACCGGCTTGGCGAGTACCCTAAAGCTATGAGAGAATTTTTAACAGTTGCAGTTGTGGCAAAGAACGCTCCACTGCGTTCTAAGGGTCTTACGTTAGCGGGTCATATTTTGGAAAGCAAAGTCACTCTGGACGATATGCGGAAGCAGAGAAATCAGACCGTAAATATAATCGAGAAAGCGTTTTTAACGCTGAAGCTGTCTGAAAATCTGTACATGCGCGGCGCGGGAGACCTGGCGAAAGCGGAAGCGAGAGATTTTCTCTCGGAATATAAAAATCCTCCGTTTAAGGAAGAAATAAAGAGGATAAGCAAAGGTAAGTTCTATGAAAGAGACGGGTCGGTTACGATAGGAGTGCTGCTTCCCTTAACCGGCGAGCACTCGGAAAACGGATTGAATATCCTCAGAGGAATAAAGACCGCTTATGATGAGCAGCCGGAGGAAGTCAGGAAAAATATTAAATTGACCATAATCGACAACGAATCGGATCAGGTAAAAACTGTTAGGTCAATGATACGGTTTGCCGAGGACCCTTCAATACTTACGGTTATAGGACCGATGATCTCCGAAAACGCTACCGCCGCCGCCGCCGTAGCGAACAGTTATGGGTTGCCGATGATATCACCCACAGCTACAAAAGAAGGAATTTCCGGGTTGGGTTCATATTCCTTTCAGGCAAATTCTGATTTGACCGTTAGAGGAAGAGCGTTAGCAACATTCGCGGTAGATTCATTAGGTTTAAAGCGGATAGCAATTCTTTCGCCTGCCGACAAATATGGAAAGGAAATGACGGATAGTTTCGCGTATGAATTTGATAAATTAGGAGGAGAGATAGTAGCGCAAAGCTGGTATTATGGAGTTCCGGAGGATCTGCGGTTACAATTCAGTCAGTTCAGGCGAATTGGATTCAGATTAAAAGAAGAACTCTTTCCAACTGAAACGCCACCCGACTCAGCTGATATTCTTGCAGACTCCACCCTTGCCGATTCGTTAATAATGGTAATGCTTGCAGAACTGTCAAGACCTCCTGAAGAGGTAGACTCAAGTAAAATAATTCTCGATGTGATTGATGGTTTTTATCTTCCTATACAGTTCGGCGAGATAAAGTACATAGCGCCGCAGTTTGCGTTTTGGAACTTTAAAACACAGATATTAGGCGGACAAAATTGGTATGATGAGGAACTGCTGAATGACAGAGACATTTCAAGATACCTGGACGGAACAATATTCAGCTCTGACATTTATCGCGGATCAGGAAACGAAGAATTATCAGCTTTTCAAACGAAATATAACGAATTGTATGGAGAGGAACCTTATAGAACGGATATTTTCGGTTACGACTGTTTAACTCTTGTGCTTGATATAGTAAACCAAAAGGTAAGTACGCGAAATCGGTTTATAGAAAAACTAAATAGTGTAAGTGATTACAAAGGAGTAGCAGGAAGTATAGATTTCACGGGGGAATCCAAAAGGGTAAACGATTTCATACACATTCTTAAGTTTGAAAATAAAACTATAGAAAAAATAAACTGACCTTTCGGCAATGCCCTTTTCAACATCCGGAAATATTCGTTTCTGGGAATTCAATATTTTCAAAGATCGCAAAGAGATTAGATGCGTTTTCAGCACAAGGCATAGCAAGAATTTCGGCGATACGCGCGATTCGGGAAATTTTAATTTGGGATTCACGGTTTCTGCTGATCATGAGAATGTAAATGAGAACAGAACGGTTTTTCTTGAAGAATCGGGAGGAAATAAAGAAAGCAGGGCCATCGGAAAACAGGTTCATTCTCTGAATGTGCGTAATATAGACATTGCCGGAGTGTATGAAGAAACCGATGGTATGTTGACAAAGACCAAAGGGCTTTCGCTTATAGTAAGCGTTGCTGATTGTTTACCTATTTTTCTCTACGACCCTGAAAATGGCGCCATAGGCACTGTGCACAGTGGTTGGAAGGGAACAAAAGGGGGGATTCTTACAAACGCTATAAATCTGATGAGCGATTCTTTTGGTACTTCTCCTTCTAATTTGCTGTGCGCAGTTGGGCCGTCAATTGAAAGCGCTTGTTATGAAGTCGGAGAGGAAGTGGCGACTCAATTCGATGACGAATTTCTAAAAGATTCCGGTGAAGGTAAATATCAGCTGGATTTAAAAGCTGCGAATGTAGCTCAGATGTTGGCCGCTGGAGTGCTATCCGGTAATATTGAGGTCAGCGACATTTGTAACAGGTGTGATGCAGATAATTTCTTTTCACATCGACGGGAAGGCGAAAAATCAGGACGGATGTGGGGTCTTATTCGATTGGAATCCTAACTGCCGATTTGCCTCATTAGTCCTTGCTAATAGTGCAGATTGCCGATAAATTCAGTTTTCAATTTAAGGATAAATTTATTGACTATATTTGAAGCCTTATGGCTCGGCATTTTACAAGGGCTAACAGAATTTCTACCTGTCAGCAGTTCAGGACATCTTGTAATAGCACAGGCTGTAGCCGGAATTAAAAATCAGGGTATGGCGTTTGAAATTTATGTGCATTTCGGTACTCTACTGAGCATACTGGTGATATTTCGTAATGATTTGAGCGAAATGCTCGCATCAATTATCAGAAAATTAAAAAGTCCGGGATCTATTATTTCCGGCTATAAAGATGATAAAGATTACCGGTTGCTCATTTTGCTCTTATTGGCAACCATTCCCGCAGGCGTCATCGGATTGTTATTTAAGGATTTTTTCGAGGCGGCGTTCAGCGATGTGAATTTTGTAGGTTTCGCACTCATTCTCACAGGATTTATACTTTTTGTGTCTAAATTTGCCGTAAACAGGAACAAGGATGTGGACGGAAAAAGAGCTTTGATAATAGGATTTGCACAGGCGATTGCCATCTTTCCCGGTATATCTCGATCCGGTACAAGTATCAGCGCGGCAATGTTAACCGGCGTTTCCGGAGAAAAAGCTGCGCGTTTTTCGTTTCTGCTTGCCATACCGGCTATTGCGGGGGCAACACTGTTGCAGCTGTTGGATGTGGCTTCTTCCGGCCCCGGAAATATCAGCTATACGATAGCCGGTGTAGGAGTAGTTTCGTCTTTTATCACAGGCACAATAGCAATCTCCTTGCTGATGGGAGTGATGAGGAAAGGAAAAATGCATTATTTCGCCGGATACTGTATTGCCGTGGGATTAGCAACGATATATTTTTTATAAATAAAATGGAGAGTCGTTGAGTAAGCAGCAGGAAATGTTCAGTTCAAGATGGGCTTTGATCCTGGCATCATTAGGTATGGCGATAGGAGCGGGCAATATATGGAGATTCCCGAGGATTGCGGCTCAAAACGGTGGAGGTTCGTTCCTGATACCCTGGATAGTTTTTCTCTTTCTCTGGTCAATCCCGCTGATCATAATGGAATACGCTATGGGCAGGAGTTCCCGAAAGGGAGTCATCGGTTCTTTCATCCATATTATGGGACCAAAGTTCGCATGGATGGGCGCATTTGTGGGTTGGTGTACGATGGGGATAATGTTTTACTATTCCGTAGTGACGGGCTGGAGCCTCAGGTATTTTGTAGCATCGTTGACCGGCGGTTTGAAAGGTCTTGACCATGCCGCAGAATGGAGCGCTTATACTTCTTCCGGATACGGACCTGTATTTTATCATTTTATCGCAATGTCAATCGGTTCCTATGTAATTTTCAAGGGAATTAAAGGCGGGATCGAAAAAACCAATAAAATAGTTGTTCCTCTTTTGTTTGTGCTTTTGATAATAGCCGCCGGAAGAGCGCTGACACTCCCCGGAGCCACCGAGGGTCTAAATTATCTGTTCAGTGTTGATTTCGAGAAGCTCACTGATTACAGGATATGGCTCGAAGGGTTATCGCAATCCGCATGGTCAACAGGCGCAGCGTGGGGATTGCTGATGACGTACGCGGTTTATATGAATAAAAGAGAGGATATTGTATTAAATTCGTTTATTGCGGGATTTGGAAATAACGCCGCGTCCCTTTTAGCTGCGTTGGCAGTAATTCCTACTGTGTTCGCATTATCGGGTTCCGCCGCAGTCGCAATGGATTCTCTCGGGGCAGGTAATACAGGTCTGACTTTTATCGTAATACCCCAGTTATTTGAGAAAATGCCGGGTGGAGCGTTTTTTGAATCGCTGTTTTTTTTAGCGTTATCACTGGCTGCATTCTCCTCACTTCTTGCGATGATAGAAATGTCAACCAGGATTTTTATGGATATGGGTTTAGACCGGACGAAGGCGATAACCGTGATAGGAATAGGCGGATTTTTACTCGGTATTCCTTCGGCTATCTCTTTAGGGTTTTTCAATAATCAGGATTGGGTTTGGGGAATGGGATTGATGGTAAGCGGATTGTTCGTCGCGCTGGCCGGAATTAAATATGGAGTGGATAAATTTCGAGACGAATTGGTCAATGTGGAAGGTAACGATGTGAGAGCGGGGAAGTGGTTTT
The genomic region above belongs to Candidatus Neomarinimicrobiota bacterium and contains:
- the glmS gene encoding glutamine--fructose-6-phosphate transaminase (isomerizing), giving the protein MCGIVGYVGNKNGIPIVMNGLRRLEYRGYDSAGIAVQSNGKLIISKHKGKMEVLDRAIIKSKLTGNVVIGHTRWATHGAPNKLNAHPHLSSSKNIALVHNGIVENYHSLRTFLKKKKFSFKTETDTEVLVNLIEFFYKGNLEEAVAKAVNKVVGAYAISVIANDNPGKIIAARFGPPLIIGLGENEQYVASDVAAILEFTKDVIYLDDGEIAIVTGSGVKIIDKNNLPVDKEITQILWDLDKIEKGGYKHFMLKEIHEQSDTIRDSIRGRFDVANGTALLGGLRDFLPQILAASNLYITACGTSYHAAMIGENLIESLAGIPAEVEYASEFRYKDPIIDEETVVIAISQSGETADTLAAVKMAKKKGATVLGICNVVSSSIARETDGGVYIHAGPEIGVASTKAFTAQVAVLTLLAQALGRLTGMSLAEGKIFVKDMNSIPDLAKIVLDSSDHIKKIARKFKNADNFLYLGRGFNYPVALEGALKLKEISYIHAEGYPAAEIKHGPIALIDEKMPVVFIAPQDSTYEKVLSNMEQVKARKGSIIAIATEGDKKIKKIADWVISIPKVKSYLLPIMTVIPLQLLAYHIAVLRGCNVDQPRNLAKSVTVE
- a CDS encoding penicillin-binding protein activator encodes the protein MNNNYRTLILASLLLFTTFTVTFAQSGIDALAVESLAKNAVEQYKRGDYNQALQILEELHKIRFEYQSNKVVHFMLGKTLYKLKKYKRAKSIQKDFLLNYPYDILADFVRHNLGEIYYRLGEYPKAMREFLTVAVVAKNAPLRSKGLTLAGHILESKVTLDDMRKQRNQTVNIIEKAFLTLKLSENLYMRGAGDLAKAEARDFLSEYKNPPFKEEIKRISKGKFYERDGSVTIGVLLPLTGEHSENGLNILRGIKTAYDEQPEEVRKNIKLTIIDNESDQVKTVRSMIRFAEDPSILTVIGPMISENATAAAAVANSYGLPMISPTATKEGISGLGSYSFQANSDLTVRGRALATFAVDSLGLKRIAILSPADKYGKEMTDSFAYEFDKLGGEIVAQSWYYGVPEDLRLQFSQFRRIGFRLKEELFPTETPPDSADILADSTLADSLIMVMLAELSRPPEEVDSSKIILDVIDGFYLPIQFGEIKYIAPQFAFWNFKTQILGGQNWYDEELLNDRDISRYLDGTIFSSDIYRGSGNEELSAFQTKYNELYGEEPYRTDIFGYDCLTLVLDIVNQKVSTRNRFIEKLNSVSDYKGVAGSIDFTGESKRVNDFIHILKFENKTIEKIN
- the pgeF gene encoding peptidoglycan editing factor PgeF, with protein sequence MPFSTSGNIRFWEFNIFKDRKEIRCVFSTRHSKNFGDTRDSGNFNLGFTVSADHENVNENRTVFLEESGGNKESRAIGKQVHSLNVRNIDIAGVYEETDGMLTKTKGLSLIVSVADCLPIFLYDPENGAIGTVHSGWKGTKGGILTNAINLMSDSFGTSPSNLLCAVGPSIESACYEVGEEVATQFDDEFLKDSGEGKYQLDLKAANVAQMLAAGVLSGNIEVSDICNRCDADNFFSHRREGEKSGRMWGLIRLES
- a CDS encoding undecaprenyl-diphosphate phosphatase; amino-acid sequence: MTIFEALWLGILQGLTEFLPVSSSGHLVIAQAVAGIKNQGMAFEIYVHFGTLLSILVIFRNDLSEMLASIIRKLKSPGSIISGYKDDKDYRLLILLLLATIPAGVIGLLFKDFFEAAFSDVNFVGFALILTGFILFVSKFAVNRNKDVDGKRALIIGFAQAIAIFPGISRSGTSISAAMLTGVSGEKAARFSFLLAIPAIAGATLLQLLDVASSGPGNISYTIAGVGVVSSFITGTIAISLLMGVMRKGKMHYFAGYCIAVGLATIYFL
- a CDS encoding sodium-dependent transporter; the encoded protein is MFSSRWALILASLGMAIGAGNIWRFPRIAAQNGGGSFLIPWIVFLFLWSIPLIIMEYAMGRSSRKGVIGSFIHIMGPKFAWMGAFVGWCTMGIMFYYSVVTGWSLRYFVASLTGGLKGLDHAAEWSAYTSSGYGPVFYHFIAMSIGSYVIFKGIKGGIEKTNKIVVPLLFVLLIIAAGRALTLPGATEGLNYLFSVDFEKLTDYRIWLEGLSQSAWSTGAAWGLLMTYAVYMNKREDIVLNSFIAGFGNNAASLLAALAVIPTVFALSGSAAVAMDSLGAGNTGLTFIVIPQLFEKMPGGAFFESLFFLALSLAAFSSLLAMIEMSTRIFMDMGLDRTKAITVIGIGGFLLGIPSAISLGFFNNQDWVWGMGLMVSGLFVALAGIKYGVDKFRDELVNVEGNDVRAGKWFSIIIKWLIPVEFSVMIGWWFWRSATEFDPDAIWNPFHTYNIGTTIAQWLIVIVIFLGFNKLLVRLNSNEDA